The Xenopus tropicalis strain Nigerian chromosome 7, UCB_Xtro_10.0, whole genome shotgun sequence genome includes a region encoding these proteins:
- the morn4 gene encoding MORN repeat-containing protein 4, with protein MTLIKGSFKYSSGEEYHGEWKEGRRHGIGQLLFADGSIYVGQFENGLFSGCGVLTFPDGSRYEGEFVQGKFQGTGVFTRYDNMKFEGEFKGGRVEGYGLLTYSDGSHGIPRNEGLFENNKLVKREKCQTAIQRALSASKAACSIAVNQA; from the exons ATGACACTGATTAAAGGTTCCTTTAAGTACTCTAGTGGGGAAGAATATCATGGAGAGTGGAAAGAAG GCCGGAGGCACGGAATTGGTCAGTTGTTATTTGCTGATGGAAGCATCTACGTCGGTCAGTTTGAAAATGGACTTTTTAGCGGATGTGGCGTTCTGACTTTTCCAGATGGCTCAAG GTACGAAGGGGAGTTTGTTCAAGGAAAATTTCAAGGCACTGGTGTTTTCACCCGCTACGATAACATGAAATTTGAGGGAGAATTTAAAGGGGGTCGGGTTGAAGGTTATG GTCTGTTGACATATTCTGATGGTTCCCATGGGATCCCAAGAAATGAAGGCTTGTTTGAGAACAACAAACTAGTAAAGAGAGAAAAATGTCAAACAGCAATCCAGAGGGCTTTAAGTGCCTCGAAAGCTGCCTGCTCTATTGCAGTGAACCAAGCGTAA